The proteins below come from a single Candidatus Cloacimonas sp. genomic window:
- a CDS encoding FAD:protein FMN transferase — MKRREIISLFILILVISFGAYRYFTRSFTETKSQYLMDTIVEISATSQSKNVGSQIDSIYKYIHELENKLNEYNPESYLGKINADTVNTVFPMDPDVYNLLSLADSLYQMTGGAFDPTIKPVWDLWGFNTENPVPPDSLSIKNMLKKVDFSKIKYDSRKLVKPRGMQLTFGAIAKGYILDKAKEYMQAQKLDSGYINCRSSMVFTGYKKPQLVYITHPSKPDDYIASFKVLNQSVSTSGDYQQFFEYNGIRYHHILNPLTGYPVPDVHSVTVLCSSAAWSDGLSTALFLLPPESALSAIKHKPDCEAIIYYSKDDSLVSLKTAGMKDRGLNENL, encoded by the coding sequence ATGAAACGCAGAGAAATTATATCCCTTTTTATTTTAATCCTGGTTATCAGTTTCGGTGCCTACCGATATTTTACTCGCTCCTTCACAGAAACTAAAAGTCAATACCTGATGGATACGATTGTAGAAATCTCCGCTACTTCGCAAAGCAAAAATGTCGGCAGCCAGATAGATTCAATTTATAAGTATATTCACGAGTTGGAGAATAAATTAAACGAATACAACCCCGAAAGTTATCTGGGCAAAATCAATGCTGATACCGTTAATACTGTTTTTCCGATGGACCCCGATGTATATAATTTACTTTCTCTTGCAGATAGTTTATATCAAATGACGGGTGGAGCTTTTGACCCTACCATTAAGCCCGTTTGGGATTTATGGGGGTTTAATACTGAAAACCCTGTCCCCCCGGATTCTTTAAGCATAAAAAATATGCTGAAAAAAGTGGACTTCAGCAAGATTAAATACGATTCCCGAAAGCTTGTTAAACCCAGGGGAATGCAGCTTACTTTTGGTGCTATTGCCAAAGGTTACATTCTGGATAAGGCAAAAGAATATATGCAAGCGCAAAAATTGGATAGCGGATATATCAATTGTCGTAGTTCAATGGTTTTTACCGGCTATAAAAAACCCCAGCTTGTGTATATTACGCATCCAAGTAAACCGGATGATTATATTGCCAGTTTCAAAGTGCTGAATCAGAGCGTTTCCACTTCTGGAGATTATCAACAGTTCTTTGAATACAATGGCATTCGCTATCATCATATCCTTAATCCCTTAACCGGTTATCCGGTTCCGGATGTGCATTCGGTAACTGTGTTATGTTCTTCTGCTGCGTGGTCGGACGGACTTTCCACAGCTCTTTTTTTGCTTCCTCCGGAATCGGCACTTAGTGCAATTAAACACAAACCCGATTGTGAAGCAATTATTTATTACAGTAAAGATGATTCTCTCGTTTCCTTGAAAACAGCTGGAATGAAAGATAGAGGTTTGAACGAAAATTTATGA
- a CDS encoding pitrilysin family protein, with protein MRAFTLPQPVSKILTNGLEVISVQDSSNAVLCLQLYIRTGSVQENKNQRGYSHFIEHLSFKSTLDFPSNGISRYASGLGGMLNAFTDFDCTCYYLMLPSEKLKEGLHILAELAFKSTFSKEDVETEKDIILEEIKQYQNDPETDFLDYIQSTYYQKSPLKYQILGNPDSVSQADFAALSRFYRQRYLPENSFLVICGDCCDEELNGYLDKYFAPWKQGNKPIPQPTEIEPEINGLRYFWKQKEINEKTLAIALPELCDKHPFANALLIAIRYLAIGKSSRLYKRLVEEEKICSSVKVSSLCGLLSGASIISFTPLSDKYLPDIVHIFKEELSSLLKNGIPANEMELIKKDIIHSWLFSFEGMEDLAGLIATERMAGDLTRLQSYGEEIDSTTLSAVMDAIHKYWLPAGMAVYYQSPVQNLNLMQEANSLITIPQQINYSSSIAALADEPSLKLDFIPLKEAAGAKPGKIIPIAEDLYTMTLSNGMTVLFKQLKNKNISGFSLSSSISQICETPSEIGANFFCTSLLLYQTQKHSHQELQQYSRENGFNIRLIHHLDTTTFKGKCQKENLDKALSMLAEIIYLPRFDRNYFSLLTSAALDEIRRDQDYPVNYAYLNWYKMLVGKQSNLFRSSGTPGQIRALHIKDLQQWYNNWNIGRDFCLAIVGNYQPEEVLELCEQTLGIAQTEKQALIPHPLFSPEEVHFKKTWRKTDQAIIYTGGFASPANNREENTAFYVLAQILGGDISSRFFDVLREKYGYAYQTGFDFHSLNELGFWNAYAFCDKSDYRNCLALMQEILNSLVDRGVDEDELENAKQYLIGMNRFENESVSYTASTLSNLAACGFEPEYYLSREDRIRKVDKEIIRQIALKWLLPENQYTYLLL; from the coding sequence TTGAGAGCGTTCACTTTACCTCAGCCCGTAAGTAAAATTTTGACTAACGGCTTGGAAGTTATTTCTGTGCAGGATAGCTCCAATGCTGTGCTTTGCTTGCAATTATACATTCGTACCGGTTCAGTTCAGGAAAATAAAAATCAGCGTGGCTATTCGCATTTTATTGAGCATTTAAGCTTTAAATCAACTTTGGATTTTCCCTCTAATGGTATCTCCCGTTATGCTTCAGGTTTGGGTGGAATGCTGAATGCTTTTACCGATTTTGATTGCACTTGTTACTATCTGATGCTACCTTCCGAAAAGCTTAAAGAGGGCTTGCATATTCTTGCTGAGCTTGCGTTTAAAAGCACTTTCAGCAAAGAAGATGTGGAAACGGAAAAGGATATTATTCTGGAAGAAATAAAGCAGTATCAGAATGATCCCGAAACCGATTTTTTAGATTATATTCAAAGCACTTATTATCAAAAAAGCCCGCTTAAGTATCAGATTTTAGGCAATCCCGATAGTGTTTCACAGGCAGATTTTGCTGCTCTGAGCAGATTTTATCGGCAGCGATATCTCCCTGAAAATTCCTTTCTCGTTATCTGCGGTGATTGTTGTGATGAGGAATTAAACGGTTATCTGGATAAATATTTTGCACCCTGGAAACAAGGTAATAAGCCAATTCCACAGCCCACAGAAATTGAACCCGAAATAAATGGTTTACGCTATTTTTGGAAGCAGAAAGAGATAAATGAAAAAACCCTTGCCATCGCTCTTCCGGAATTATGTGATAAACATCCTTTTGCCAATGCTCTTTTAATTGCTATCCGCTATTTGGCAATCGGCAAGTCGTCCCGTCTTTACAAACGCCTGGTGGAAGAAGAAAAAATCTGTTCCAGTGTAAAAGTAAGCTCGCTTTGCGGACTTCTTTCCGGTGCTTCAATTATATCTTTCACCCCTTTATCCGATAAATATCTGCCTGATATTGTACATATATTTAAAGAAGAGCTATCCTCTCTGCTGAAAAATGGCATTCCTGCAAACGAAATGGAGCTGATTAAAAAAGATATTATCCATAGCTGGCTGTTCAGTTTTGAAGGAATGGAAGACCTCGCTGGCTTGATAGCTACGGAAAGAATGGCAGGAGACCTTACGCGGTTGCAAAGTTACGGTGAGGAAATTGATTCTACAACTTTAAGTGCCGTGATGGATGCAATTCATAAATACTGGCTTCCAGCCGGGATGGCAGTTTACTATCAAAGTCCTGTTCAAAATCTAAACTTGATGCAGGAAGCAAATTCTCTAATAACTATCCCTCAGCAAATAAATTATTCTTCATCCATAGCTGCTTTGGCGGATGAGCCATCTCTAAAACTTGATTTTATTCCCCTGAAAGAAGCTGCAGGTGCAAAACCAGGGAAAATAATTCCAATCGCTGAAGACCTTTATACGATGACCCTTTCCAATGGTATGACGGTGCTCTTCAAGCAATTGAAAAACAAAAACATCAGCGGTTTTTCGCTTTCCAGTTCTATCAGCCAGATTTGTGAAACACCTTCCGAAATAGGTGCTAATTTCTTTTGCACTTCGCTGTTGCTATATCAAACTCAAAAACACAGTCATCAGGAGCTGCAACAATATTCCCGGGAAAATGGATTTAATATTCGCCTCATCCATCATTTGGATACTACCACTTTCAAAGGAAAATGCCAAAAAGAAAATCTGGATAAGGCATTATCTATGCTGGCGGAAATAATTTATCTGCCTCGTTTTGACAGGAATTATTTCTCGCTTTTAACTTCTGCCGCCTTAGATGAAATTCGGCGGGATCAAGATTATCCCGTTAATTATGCTTACCTGAACTGGTATAAAATGCTTGTGGGAAAACAAAGTAATCTGTTTCGCAGTTCCGGAACTCCTGGCCAAATTCGTGCCCTGCATATTAAGGACTTACAGCAATGGTATAATAACTGGAATATCGGCAGGGATTTCTGTTTGGCTATTGTCGGCAATTATCAGCCGGAAGAAGTATTAGAGCTTTGTGAACAAACCTTGGGCATCGCTCAAACCGAAAAACAAGCACTTATTCCTCATCCGTTATTTTCGCCTGAAGAGGTTCATTTTAAAAAGACCTGGCGTAAAACCGACCAGGCAATCATTTACACCGGTGGTTTTGCCTCTCCGGCAAACAACCGTGAAGAAAATACTGCCTTCTATGTTTTAGCTCAGATTTTGGGTGGGGACATTTCATCCCGTTTTTTTGATGTTCTGCGGGAAAAATACGGCTATGCCTATCAAACCGGTTTTGATTTTCATTCCTTGAACGAACTTGGTTTTTGGAATGCTTATGCCTTTTGTGATAAAAGCGATTATCGCAATTGCCTTGCCTTAATGCAGGAAATCCTTAATTCTCTTGTAGATAGAGGTGTGGATGAAGATGAACTGGAAAACGCCAAACAATATCTTATTGGAATGAACCGCTTTGAAAATGAAAGTGTTTCTTACACTGCCTCCACCCTATCCAATCTGGCAGCTTGCGGTTTTGAACCCGAATATTATCTCTCGCGGGAAGATCGTATCCGCAAAGTGGATAAAGAAATAATCCGACAAATTGCCCTCAAATGGCTGCTGCCGGAAAATCAATATACTTATTTGCTCTTGTAA
- a CDS encoding histidinol-phosphatase HisJ family protein, with product MKFDYHLHTEDSYDSSLKAIDLLKRAIQLKYDEIAITEHLDLLPLEMRTYGVPSLNRYYKRIKELKSRTSEINVLIGIEVGDYQRVKNYASALVENFAFDLILGSVHFLSDNTNVAIPLPKPLSEEQVKDYYLQNLALVSSCDIDVLAHLGVYKRCYNHIPDETIHYSLLHDIFQTMIQRGIALEINYSPLRRGYPSFIPELPLLEMYLNLGGKLFSLGSDAHQIEHFDLYRDTIPQKFCTSYRYLQ from the coding sequence ATGAAATTTGATTATCACCTTCATACAGAAGATAGTTACGATAGTTCACTTAAAGCAATAGATTTGCTCAAAAGAGCTATCCAATTAAAATATGATGAAATTGCCATAACCGAACACCTGGATTTGCTCCCTTTGGAAATGCGGACTTACGGTGTCCCCTCTTTAAATCGTTATTATAAAAGAATTAAAGAGTTAAAGAGTAGGACATCAGAAATAAATGTCCTTATCGGTATTGAAGTAGGTGATTATCAAAGAGTTAAGAACTATGCCTCAGCATTGGTAGAAAACTTTGCTTTTGATCTAATTCTGGGGTCAGTGCACTTTCTAAGCGATAATACCAATGTTGCAATTCCCCTGCCAAAACCTCTTTCCGAAGAGCAAGTAAAAGATTACTATCTGCAGAATTTAGCGTTAGTATCTTCTTGCGATATAGATGTATTAGCTCATTTGGGAGTTTATAAACGCTGCTATAATCATATTCCCGATGAAACTATTCATTATTCATTGCTCCACGATATTTTCCAAACTATGATTCAGCGTGGGATTGCTTTGGAAATCAATTATAGTCCCCTGCGTCGGGGTTATCCTTCTTTTATTCCGGAACTTCCTCTATTAGAAATGTATCTTAACTTAGGAGGAAAACTTTTTTCTTTAGGTAGCGATGCACATCAAATTGAGCATTTTGACCTCTATCGTGATACTATTCCCCAAAAATTCTGCACCTCTTATCGCTATCTGCAATAA
- a CDS encoding acyl-CoA dehydratase activase: protein MAAAGKSIYLFALVIMLKLGIDIGSRNTKIVIYNDSAEKIEYSACHSTELSILEGVNHLIAEGFSATGITADSISAIGVTGYGRKLYPEATSVISEISCHPAGCKYYFPQIKTIIDIGGQDSKIITLTDSGKVADFVMNDKCAAGTGRFLEMTAMRLGCDVSELSLLASQSSKVIELNSTCVVFAESEIIGLLSSSIAPAEIARSVHRSIAKRILAQMSVVCWEPPLVFTGGVALNKDMVHCLADVLGFELLTPPDPEITAALGAAILAK, encoded by the coding sequence ATGGCTGCTGCCGGAAAATCAATATACTTATTTGCTCTTGTAATTATGCTGAAACTTGGTATAGACATCGGTTCCCGGAACACAAAAATCGTTATCTATAACGATAGTGCAGAGAAAATTGAATACAGCGCTTGTCACAGCACTGAACTATCCATTTTGGAGGGAGTTAACCATCTTATAGCAGAAGGTTTTTCCGCCACCGGAATTACCGCTGATAGTATATCTGCTATCGGAGTAACAGGTTACGGACGCAAACTCTATCCTGAGGCAACTTCAGTCATTTCCGAAATAAGCTGTCATCCTGCCGGCTGTAAATACTATTTTCCTCAGATTAAAACCATTATTGATATCGGAGGTCAGGATTCCAAAATTATCACCTTAACGGATAGCGGAAAAGTTGCCGATTTTGTGATGAACGATAAATGCGCTGCAGGAACAGGACGCTTTCTGGAAATGACAGCTATGCGCTTGGGCTGTGATGTTTCCGAACTATCACTATTAGCTTCGCAATCTTCTAAAGTTATAGAACTTAATTCCACTTGCGTCGTTTTTGCCGAATCGGAAATAATTGGCTTACTTTCTTCTTCAATTGCTCCTGCAGAAATTGCTCGTTCCGTGCATCGGAGCATTGCCAAACGCATTTTAGCACAAATGTCAGTCGTTTGTTGGGAGCCTCCCTTAGTTTTTACAGGTGGCGTGGCTCTAAACAAAGATATGGTTCATTGCTTAGCCGATGTTTTAGGATTTGAATTACTTACGCCTCCAGACCCGGAAATCACTGCTGCCTTGGGTGCTGCTATTTTAGCCAAATGA
- a CDS encoding nucleoside-diphosphate kinase translates to MKEKSLLLIKPDAVRNKHIGHIITILEENDFHFCALKLFRFDRELAENFYAEHQGKDFYENLLNFMMSDFTVAIIVQKENAVQQLRDLIGDVNPAIRKPGTIRYLYAEGITTNAVHASDSVISAKREIGIIFKTEDTERKD, encoded by the coding sequence ATGAAGGAAAAGTCACTTCTGCTGATTAAGCCAGATGCAGTTCGCAATAAGCATATAGGGCATATTATTACTATTCTGGAAGAAAATGATTTTCATTTTTGTGCTCTAAAGCTTTTTCGCTTTGACAGGGAACTGGCAGAAAACTTTTATGCAGAACACCAGGGAAAGGATTTCTATGAGAACTTGCTGAACTTTATGATGTCCGACTTCACAGTGGCAATTATTGTCCAGAAAGAAAACGCTGTTCAGCAGTTACGAGATTTAATCGGAGATGTAAACCCTGCTATAAGAAAACCGGGAACTATTCGCTATCTTTATGCTGAAGGAATTACTACAAATGCAGTCCATGCCTCCGATTCAGTTATTAGCGCCAAAAGAGAGATAGGAATAATTTTTAAAACAGAGGACACCGAAAGAAAAGATTGA
- the folE2 gene encoding GTP cyclohydrolase FolE2 gives MTFPDIQSQEDNRKITIDKVGVKGIRYPVVVQDREGIQHSVADLNIYVELTHQLRGTHMSRFLEILNKYHTEVFIDKLDVFLSELKRTLKADAAYIDIMFPFFMKKQAPVSRVSSLLNYDCCFNASFKENFELWISVYVPVTTLCPCSKAISVSGAHNQRSRIFIKVRYTEFVWLEELIQLAEKHSSCEIYPLLKRTDEKYVTEKAYRNPKFVEDVVREITLELSKDKRINGFYVEAENFESIHNHNAYALISRI, from the coding sequence ATGACTTTTCCCGATATTCAATCCCAGGAAGATAACCGGAAAATAACAATTGATAAAGTTGGCGTGAAAGGTATTCGCTACCCCGTCGTTGTGCAAGATAGAGAAGGCATCCAACATAGTGTTGCCGATTTAAATATCTATGTAGAACTTACTCATCAGCTTCGGGGAACCCATATGAGCCGTTTCCTGGAAATTCTGAACAAGTATCACACCGAGGTCTTTATTGATAAACTGGATGTCTTTCTAAGCGAATTGAAAAGAACGCTGAAAGCGGATGCCGCTTATATAGATATAATGTTTCCTTTTTTTATGAAAAAGCAGGCACCTGTTTCCCGCGTTTCTTCTCTGCTAAACTATGACTGCTGTTTTAATGCCTCGTTCAAAGAGAATTTTGAACTCTGGATTAGTGTGTATGTTCCGGTTACAACTTTATGCCCCTGCTCTAAAGCAATAAGCGTTTCCGGAGCTCATAATCAACGCTCCCGGATATTTATTAAAGTTCGTTACACGGAGTTTGTGTGGCTGGAAGAACTTATTCAACTGGCGGAAAAACATTCCAGCTGTGAGATTTACCCCCTGTTAAAACGCACAGACGAAAAATATGTAACCGAAAAGGCATATCGTAATCCTAAATTCGTGGAAGATGTAGTGCGGGAAATTACTTTGGAACTTAGCAAAGATAAACGCATCAACGGATTTTATGTAGAAGCGGAAAACTTTGAATCTATTCACAATCACAATGCTTATGCCCTGATAAGCAGAATTTAA